One Ignisphaera sp. DNA window includes the following coding sequences:
- a CDS encoding flavodoxin family protein, whose translation MGSTISILIVSASPRKYGNARLVAEAARRIAIEIESVDAIKIDVYDYDIKPCKGCVSDDVMLCKLPCVYEDDMKKLYSVVEQVDGMIFVTPVYWYNVPGPLKNFIDRLTVFENAIFIEGRSRLEGKVAGFIAVGNDTGALAVIQNLMTILNSMGVAIPPWALAYHESEEDPIENKSFLLDVANVIRGVVLLIKALKGLEKPVYWYRIDQEYQRKVIETFTNVANEFKKQKQTTNT comes from the coding sequence ATGGGCTCAACCATCTCAATCTTAATTGTGAGTGCATCGCCAAGAAAATATGGAAATGCTAGGCTAGTGGCTGAAGCTGCGAGGAGAATAGCTATAGAAATTGAAAGTGTTGATGCTATTAAAATCGATGTTTATGACTATGATATTAAGCCTTGCAAGGGCTGTGTCTCAGATGATGTCATGCTATGCAAACTACCATGTGTATACGAAGATGATATGAAAAAACTCTATAGTGTGGTTGAGCAAGTCGATGGAATGATATTTGTGACCCCAGTATACTGGTACAATGTACCAGGACCACTGAAGAACTTCATCGACAGGCTAACAGTTTTCGAAAATGCTATATTCATCGAAGGCAGAAGCAGGTTAGAGGGGAAAGTAGCTGGGTTTATAGCTGTAGGCAATGACACAGGCGCCTTAGCTGTGATACAAAATTTAATGACGATTCTAAATAGTATGGGTGTTGCAATCCCGCCATGGGCTCTGGCATACCACGAATCTGAAGAAGATCCAATAGAAAACAAAAGCTTCCTACTTGATGTAGCTAACGTTATCAGGGGTGTGGTACTACTAATTAAGGCATTGAAAGGTCTTGAAAAACCAGTATATTGGTATAGGATTGACCAAGAATACCAAAGAAAGGTCATCGAAACCTTCACCAATGTAGCAAACGAATTCAAAAAACAAAAACAAACCACAAACACTTAA
- a CDS encoding NADH-quinone oxidoreductase subunit B family protein, with translation MADGQRSEHESFDRRLVRKSPWIFHFNSGGCNGCDIEFVAALTPLYDVERLGAKLVASPKHADVLVVTGPVTLQVAKSLKLIYDQMPEPKYVIAIGTCACSGGIFSGGYTVLGGVEKVIPVTICVPGCPPNPKEIFRALEAIYKGEIKVAGGGCGEEQNRG, from the coding sequence ATGGCAGATGGGCAAAGAAGTGAACATGAGTCATTTGATAGAAGGCTTGTTAGGAAGAGTCCATGGATTTTCCATTTTAATAGTGGGGGCTGTAACGGATGTGATATAGAGTTTGTTGCAGCGTTAACACCGTTATATGATGTTGAGCGTTTGGGGGCTAAGCTAGTTGCCTCTCCCAAGCACGCAGATGTTCTTGTTGTCACAGGTCCGGTAACACTACAGGTAGCGAAATCCCTAAAACTCATATATGATCAGATGCCAGAGCCGAAGTATGTTATCGCTATTGGAACTTGTGCATGCAGTGGGGGCATATTTTCTGGTGGATACACAGTTTTGGGCGGTGTTGAAAAGGTTATCCCAGTCACCATTTGTGTACCTGGGTGCCCTCCAAATCCAAAAGAGATTTTCAGGGCTTTGGAGGCTATATACAAAGGGGAGATAAAGGTAGCTGGTGGTGGTTGTGGGGAGGAGCAGAATAGAGGATAA
- a CDS encoding serine protease encodes MPRIKPINDAITFSHISLKSLEDSIKAVIHSILESIVIVMVGKDACINGQANYDFDGSVATGFYVDRDIILSAYHVIKKFGNRDNLCILTFDGDFSKASIVADDEDNDIVFLAVEKNGRPLNVRDSIADIGSIVLSTGFAYGLLRHFITYGFVSGLDVKASVDGTEIEGLMLLNMPILPGMSGAPIVDIYGKVAGMVISRSILFNELSLATPSTRILRDLLMFKKFGKVVTVKLGLKLLQSTSLLKNLKAENGVIVVDILNKKLVDICQVNIGDILIEANNVKINSIEDLRNIVASAVINNSAIYLQFKSPNNGFIKQCVIDVNMLIT; translated from the coding sequence TTGCCTAGGATCAAACCTATAAATGATGCTATCACATTTTCGCATATTTCTTTAAAGAGTTTGGAAGATAGTATTAAGGCGGTTATTCATTCTATACTAGAGTCTATAGTAATAGTCATGGTTGGCAAAGATGCTTGTATTAATGGCCAGGCGAATTACGACTTTGATGGATCAGTAGCAACAGGCTTCTATGTGGATAGGGATATCATTTTATCAGCTTATCATGTTATTAAGAAATTTGGCAATAGAGATAATCTATGCATACTAACATTTGATGGCGATTTTTCGAAGGCTTCTATAGTTGCAGATGATGAAGATAATGACATTGTCTTCTTGGCTGTAGAAAAAAATGGTAGGCCACTAAATGTAAGAGATTCGATAGCGGATATAGGCTCCATTGTCTTATCAACAGGGTTTGCTTATGGGCTTCTCAGACATTTTATAACATATGGCTTTGTTAGTGGATTGGATGTTAAGGCATCAGTTGATGGCACTGAAATTGAGGGGCTAATGCTGTTGAATATGCCTATACTTCCTGGAATGAGTGGCGCACCTATAGTTGATATCTATGGAAAAGTTGCTGGCATGGTGATCTCAAGATCTATTCTATTCAACGAGCTTTCTTTAGCGACACCTTCTACGAGAATTTTAAGAGATCTGCTTATGTTCAAGAAATTTGGTAAGGTAGTTACCGTTAAACTTGGGCTAAAACTTTTGCAGTCAACTAGCTTGCTAAAGAATCTTAAAGCTGAGAATGGGGTAATAGTAGTTGATATCCTAAACAAAAAGCTAGTGGATATATGTCAAGTGAATATTGGCGATATTTTGATAGAGGCCAATAATGTAAAGATCAATTCTATAGAAGATCTTCGCAATATAGTGGCATCAGCTGTGATAAACAATTCAGCTATTTATCTACAATTCAAGTCTCCGAATAATGGATTCATAAAACAGTGTGTAATAGATGTCAACATGCTAATCACCTAA
- a CDS encoding trypsin-like peptidase domain-containing protein: protein MGLPTSYLARISSDISKLIEDIRESVVTIITEIPHLFTLFGYRPFTGFGSGFAIEPGYIITNAHVVRNASSVNVLYHDGSSEEATVLAVDPQRDLALLRVHRSVKPIELGDSDTVKVGELVLAIGSPLGLPGPSVTLGVVSATGRTIVGEDIILEDLIQTDAAINPGNSGGPLINVEGQAIGVTTAIIPYAQGIGFAIPINSVRRFLEMLRRFGRPVRVWIGVYVAPLNPTTASVLSLPVPEGVVVVRVVPGSPAYRARIREGDVIVKANGKNVKSVKDLRVAIEESIGKGYVELELYRGRSAIKLEVPIMIEEL from the coding sequence ATGGGGTTACCGACGTCTTATTTAGCTAGAATCAGCTCAGATATATCTAAACTGATAGAGGATATTAGAGAGTCTGTTGTAACAATAATAACTGAGATACCGCATCTCTTTACCTTGTTTGGTTATAGACCATTCACAGGCTTTGGGTCAGGATTTGCCATAGAGCCTGGATACATTATTACAAATGCGCATGTTGTTAGAAATGCTTCAAGCGTTAATGTGCTATACCATGATGGGTCATCAGAAGAGGCCACAGTATTAGCAGTGGACCCCCAAAGAGACCTAGCATTGCTAAGAGTGCATAGAAGTGTTAAACCAATTGAACTGGGGGACTCAGATACTGTTAAGGTTGGCGAGCTTGTACTAGCAATAGGTTCTCCACTTGGCCTCCCAGGGCCATCAGTAACTCTGGGGGTTGTTAGTGCTACTGGAAGAACAATTGTTGGCGAGGACATAATACTAGAGGATCTTATACAAACTGATGCAGCAATAAATCCTGGCAACAGTGGAGGGCCTTTGATAAATGTTGAGGGACAAGCTATAGGTGTGACAACAGCTATAATACCATATGCCCAGGGAATAGGATTCGCAATCCCCATAAACTCTGTAAGGAGGTTTCTAGAGATGCTTAGAAGGTTTGGAAGGCCTGTCAGAGTTTGGATAGGAGTCTATGTAGCGCCACTAAATCCGACAACAGCATCGGTTCTATCACTACCAGTTCCAGAAGGTGTTGTGGTTGTACGTGTAGTCCCCGGGTCACCTGCTTATAGAGCAAGAATAAGAGAAGGTGATGTAATAGTGAAAGCAAATGGGAAAAATGTAAAGAGTGTAAAGGATCTTAGGGTTGCGATAGAAGAGAGTATCGGCAAAGGCTATGTAGAATTGGAGTTGTATAGAGGAAGATCAGCAATCAAGTTGGAGGTGCCCATCATGATTGAAGAACTTTGA
- a CDS encoding acylphosphatase has translation MGSYFILIKGFIRGFGLKGLLYEKMRIKKLHGFIEDIDSDEILVCVENADRMDINEIIDEIKNEMPYVIINSIDVFSIDSCSPRHEDIDIIEKDYE, from the coding sequence ATGGGCTCATATTTCATTCTTATCAAGGGCTTCATAAGAGGGTTTGGATTAAAGGGGCTTCTATATGAAAAAATGCGTATAAAAAAGTTGCATGGCTTTATAGAGGATATAGATTCAGATGAGATCCTTGTATGCGTTGAGAATGCTGATCGTATGGATATCAATGAAATTATTGATGAAATAAAAAATGAAATGCCATATGTTATTATAAATAGTATTGATGTTTTTTCCATTGATTCGTGTAGCCCTCGGCATGAAGATATTGATATTATTGAAAAAGACTATGAATGA
- a CDS encoding NADH-quinone oxidoreductase subunit C, translated as MGRSRIEDKAYTEPHSIVEVASKTLSSYPHLISVTAVHDEKEKSIELIYTFSDFRGALKNISTRIPEDKKTLPSIASVAPAASIYEQEVSELFGVTFDGNPFTGKRVLLPDCFPNNAHPLLRNVKQEDLEKVVAGCMLGEPQIYVTGSSRYSAESVILLPFGPYHPALKEPERFILVLEGETIVDVIPKIGHVHRGIEKIAEGRTFLQDLFLVERICGICSFIHSWIFTLAVEELLNVKPSKKAEYLRTVIAELERIHSHVLWIGLLGYWTGFESMFMWIWRLREKIMSLLDLLTGNRVHKSFIAFGGVRKDVSDEKLNTVAKTIAEFEKDYKKLIDEIMSYEPLVERIKGIGMYNAEHAIRLGAVGPIIRATGVPYDMRKVEPYGVYDEIDFNVVTGKGGDVFNVTMVRIKEVLESINIIRQCIEKMPRNENPVPKTLVSGVVKEGEVVARTEAPRGELFYYVKAANSRNPHRVKIRTPTLANILLAADILKGYTLSDVPVIITSIDPCFSCMDRVLVVDKNRNNVFFVDFNKLRKESRRAR; from the coding sequence GTGGGGAGGAGCAGAATAGAGGATAAGGCATATACAGAGCCCCACAGCATTGTAGAGGTTGCCAGCAAGACGCTGTCGAGTTATCCACATCTAATCTCAGTAACTGCTGTGCATGATGAAAAAGAGAAGAGCATAGAGCTTATATACACCTTCAGCGATTTCAGAGGTGCATTAAAAAATATTTCAACTAGAATACCCGAGGACAAGAAGACTCTACCATCCATAGCCTCAGTGGCTCCAGCAGCCTCCATATATGAACAGGAGGTTTCTGAACTCTTCGGCGTGACATTTGATGGAAACCCATTCACTGGGAAAAGAGTTTTGCTACCAGATTGCTTCCCCAATAATGCACATCCGTTGCTTAGGAATGTGAAACAAGAAGATTTGGAGAAGGTTGTAGCAGGTTGCATGTTGGGAGAGCCACAGATTTATGTTACTGGCTCATCTAGGTATAGTGCTGAGTCGGTTATCCTCTTACCTTTTGGCCCATACCACCCAGCATTAAAAGAGCCTGAGAGATTTATTCTTGTACTGGAAGGGGAGACAATCGTTGATGTAATTCCGAAGATAGGTCATGTGCACAGGGGTATAGAGAAAATTGCTGAGGGTAGGACCTTTCTGCAGGATCTATTCCTAGTTGAAAGAATTTGCGGTATTTGCAGCTTTATACACTCATGGATATTTACATTAGCTGTTGAAGAGCTTCTGAATGTTAAGCCAAGTAAAAAAGCTGAGTATCTAAGAACCGTAATAGCAGAGCTTGAGAGGATTCACAGTCATGTGTTGTGGATAGGTCTCTTAGGCTATTGGACTGGATTTGAAAGCATGTTCATGTGGATCTGGAGGTTAAGAGAAAAGATAATGTCGCTACTCGACCTTTTGACAGGTAATAGGGTCCACAAATCATTTATAGCGTTTGGTGGTGTGAGAAAGGATGTATCTGATGAAAAACTGAATACAGTTGCAAAGACTATAGCGGAATTTGAGAAAGATTATAAGAAGCTCATAGATGAGATAATGTCGTATGAGCCACTGGTAGAAAGGATCAAAGGTATTGGAATGTATAATGCTGAGCATGCCATTAGACTGGGAGCTGTTGGGCCAATAATAAGAGCTACTGGAGTCCCCTATGACATGAGGAAGGTTGAACCTTATGGAGTCTATGACGAGATAGATTTTAATGTGGTTACAGGTAAGGGTGGCGATGTATTCAATGTGACTATGGTGAGAATTAAAGAGGTGCTAGAGTCTATTAACATAATAAGGCAGTGCATCGAGAAAATGCCTAGGAATGAGAATCCAGTTCCAAAAACTCTTGTCAGTGGGGTAGTTAAAGAAGGAGAGGTGGTGGCTAGGACGGAGGCACCAAGGGGAGAACTATTTTATTACGTTAAGGCGGCAAACTCTAGAAATCCTCACAGAGTTAAGATAAGGACACCTACGCTAGCAAATATTCTTCTAGCAGCTGATATATTGAAGGGCTATACGTTATCAGATGTGCCAGTAATCATAACATCTATTGACCCATGCTTTAGCTGCATGGACAGGGTTCTCGTCGTTGATAAGAATCGCAATAATGTATTTTTTGTCGATTTTAACAAGTTGAGAAAGGAAAGTAGAAGAGCTAGGTGA